Proteins from a single region of Desulfobacterales bacterium:
- a CDS encoding ATP-binding protein: protein MRDPSSEDKGKPYRLVKYFTFSSLVVIFIGALILSVLFTHGFRTVYRNKSEDYARLLIENLNHQVFYQFNIPVAWRFEKIQLRNKEQFELMDNVVRNTLHSFNVDMVNIYNMSNVISYSFDTSLVGRENAGGTGYQQAVEGLFSSKLVQRGSFFEILIGAPKEVKMVTFAPLRAESPTLIFLKGKGFVFSPLRMQQPENEHPGPILGVFEIVQNLSDDYKTIFRFQKMVVIACTTVMGLLFLVLRFVVKRGEGILESRAQERLRLKEQLSRAARLSALGELTAGISHEIRNPLGIIRSSAELLKKKMAKFDPANQIPNIIVEEANRLNAIITDFLNYAKPNPPNLTSIRIESVIEKNISFLSAQLKDKQIHIQRQYADQLPEILADSSMLYQAFLNILINAMQAMTEGGTIDVSVETVNNTGVQIAIRDEGQGIPESAMENIWDPFFTTKDTGTGLGLGIVKNIIESHGGDIIIENRPVKGAQVTITLPLKQGES from the coding sequence ATGCGCGATCCGTCATCGGAAGACAAGGGCAAACCCTATCGCCTTGTAAAATACTTTACCTTCTCAAGCCTTGTGGTTATTTTCATTGGCGCCCTTATTCTCTCCGTGCTTTTTACACACGGATTTAGAACCGTTTATCGAAATAAAAGTGAAGATTATGCTCGACTTCTAATAGAGAATCTGAACCATCAAGTTTTCTACCAGTTCAATATTCCCGTTGCGTGGCGATTTGAAAAAATTCAACTTCGAAATAAAGAGCAATTCGAACTAATGGACAATGTGGTTCGCAACACCCTTCACAGCTTTAATGTTGATATGGTTAATATTTACAACATGAGCAACGTCATTTCATACAGCTTTGATACTTCTCTTGTCGGGCGTGAAAACGCGGGTGGAACCGGATACCAGCAGGCGGTAGAAGGGCTTTTCAGCTCCAAGCTGGTTCAACGCGGCAGCTTTTTTGAAATATTGATCGGTGCACCCAAGGAGGTAAAAATGGTCACCTTTGCCCCTTTGCGCGCTGAATCCCCAACCCTTATTTTCCTCAAAGGAAAGGGCTTTGTTTTCTCGCCGCTTCGCATGCAACAGCCTGAAAATGAGCACCCCGGCCCCATCCTCGGTGTTTTTGAAATCGTACAGAATCTTTCCGATGACTACAAAACCATCTTCAGGTTTCAAAAAATGGTTGTTATCGCCTGCACGACCGTGATGGGATTGCTATTTCTCGTGCTCCGCTTTGTCGTAAAGCGAGGCGAAGGCATCCTTGAATCCCGTGCTCAAGAGCGGCTCCGGTTAAAGGAACAACTGAGCCGCGCCGCCCGCCTGTCGGCCCTGGGCGAGCTGACCGCCGGTATCTCTCATGAAATCCGTAACCCGTTGGGCATCATTCGAAGCTCTGCGGAATTGTTAAAGAAAAAAATGGCGAAATTTGACCCGGCGAACCAAATACCGAACATCATCGTCGAAGAAGCCAATCGCCTAAACGCCATTATTACCGACTTTCTCAATTACGCAAAACCCAATCCACCGAATCTGACATCCATTCGAATAGAATCGGTAATTGAAAAAAACATCTCGTTTCTCTCCGCCCAACTCAAGGACAAACAAATTCATATTCAACGCCAATACGCAGATCAACTACCTGAAATCTTAGCTGATTCATCCATGCTTTACCAGGCGTTTCTTAACATCTTGATTAATGCCATGCAAGCAATGACGGAAGGCGGAACCATTGACGTCTCCGTCGAAACCGTCAACAACACCGGCGTTCAAATAGCCATTCGGGACGAGGGGCAAGGCATACCCGAATCGGCCATGGAGAACATTTGGGACCCCTTCTTTACTACCAAGGATACTGGAACCGGCTTAGGGCTCGGCATTGTAAAAAATATCATAGAGTCCCATGGTGGCGACATCATAATTGAAAATCGTCCCGTAAAAGGAGCTCAGGTTACCATCACCCTTCCACTCAAACAAGGTGAAAGCTAA
- a CDS encoding sigma-54 dependent transcriptional regulator produces METILIVDDEKNYPLILSAVLEDEGFEALTANSGAEALTILNQAEIDLVLTDMKMPAMDGIELLEHIKAKDPELPVIMMTAHGTVDKAVEAMQKGAYSYILKPFDNDRLILYVNKAIEMFRVVKENRLLRNQVESLYRFDNIIGKSRAMQDLFETIRKVAPANATVLIEGENGTGKELVAKAIHYNGPRRDKPFVAVNCSALAETLLESELFGHEKGAFTGAIALKKGRFELADGGTLFLDEIGEMSLNLQVKLLRVLQERMFERVGGTKSLTVDVRIIAATNKQLKKEVESGRFREDLYYRLNVLHFLIPALKDRKEDIRLLVEHFIRKYANERKSGVPVTGTHQDVERLFYDYSWPGNVRELENVIERAMIMCPGEKISVADLPKNFTSQAGSAWQIDAVPITANLNDTLAMVEKMMIERALNATGNVQTRAAELLGIGKSGLNQKIKKFKLDVGH; encoded by the coding sequence ATGGAAACCATTTTAATCGTCGATGATGAAAAAAACTATCCGCTTATTTTAAGTGCCGTTTTGGAGGATGAAGGGTTTGAAGCCCTCACCGCAAACAGCGGCGCTGAAGCGCTAACCATTCTTAACCAGGCGGAAATCGATTTGGTTTTAACCGATATGAAAATGCCGGCAATGGACGGAATAGAATTACTGGAACACATCAAGGCGAAAGATCCGGAATTGCCCGTCATTATGATGACGGCTCATGGAACAGTGGATAAGGCTGTCGAAGCGATGCAAAAGGGCGCGTACAGTTACATTCTCAAGCCCTTTGATAATGACCGGTTAATCCTTTACGTCAATAAGGCCATTGAAATGTTCCGGGTGGTAAAGGAAAACCGTCTCCTGAGAAATCAGGTGGAATCCCTTTACCGGTTCGATAACATTATCGGAAAAAGCCGCGCCATGCAGGACTTGTTCGAAACCATTCGAAAAGTGGCGCCTGCCAATGCCACCGTGCTGATAGAGGGAGAAAACGGCACCGGCAAGGAACTAGTGGCCAAAGCCATCCATTATAACGGGCCTCGTCGAGACAAACCATTTGTAGCGGTTAATTGCAGTGCGTTGGCCGAAACCTTGCTTGAAAGTGAGCTCTTCGGGCATGAAAAAGGGGCGTTTACAGGCGCCATTGCTTTGAAAAAAGGACGCTTTGAGCTGGCGGATGGGGGCACCTTGTTTTTGGATGAAATCGGCGAAATGTCCCTTAACCTTCAAGTGAAGCTTCTTCGCGTGCTTCAGGAGCGAATGTTTGAACGGGTAGGGGGCACCAAATCCCTAACCGTTGATGTCCGCATTATTGCAGCCACAAACAAGCAGCTGAAAAAAGAAGTTGAAAGCGGCCGTTTTCGAGAAGATCTATATTACCGGTTAAATGTGCTGCATTTTTTAATTCCCGCGTTGAAAGATCGAAAAGAGGATATTCGGTTGTTGGTAGAGCACTTTATCCGCAAATACGCGAACGAAAGGAAAAGCGGTGTGCCCGTAACCGGCACGCACCAGGATGTCGAACGTCTTTTTTACGACTATTCCTGGCCCGGCAACGTCCGAGAGTTGGAAAATGTGATTGAACGCGCCATGATCATGTGTCCCGGGGAAAAAATATCCGTCGCCGATCTACCGAAAAATTTCACCAGCCAGGCGGGAAGCGCCTGGCAGATTGACGCCGTTCCCATCACGGCCAATCTGAATGACACGCTGGCAATGGTGGAAAAAATGATGATCGAGCGCGCCCTGAATGCAACCGGAAATGTTCAGACCCGAGCAGCGGAGTTGCTCGGCATCGGAAAAAGCGGTCTGAATCAAAAAATTAAAAAATTTAAGCTGGATGTCGGCCATTAA
- a CDS encoding tetratricopeptide repeat protein, with amino-acid sequence MGGLRVSRKSLKEPDEFISFSSRLLKQALMHKTKILLGAGVLLGVLVLFSVINYFSNKSENRGSLLLTRLMHQYDKAVTEKGPQKAYELVQPDIQMVIDNYAGKDCGKFARLSAAHYSFRAGKFDGAAALYLQAMNDFNSSPLLKNMAAFGLGYAYEAQKEYEKAVQLFEKLSGKPDMLMDDEALFTLGRLYGLLGKKDLQVKVLSQLSEKHPNSIYTELATNELAG; translated from the coding sequence ATGGGCGGCTTGCGGGTGTCACGGAAAAGCCTTAAGGAACCGGATGAGTTTATCTCGTTTTCTTCAAGGCTGCTTAAACAGGCATTGATGCACAAAACCAAAATATTGCTGGGTGCTGGCGTATTATTGGGCGTTCTGGTGCTGTTCTCGGTGATTAATTATTTTTCGAATAAATCGGAAAACCGAGGATCCTTGTTGCTGACACGGTTGATGCATCAGTATGACAAGGCGGTTACGGAGAAGGGGCCGCAAAAGGCTTACGAATTGGTTCAGCCGGATATTCAAATGGTTATAGACAATTATGCCGGAAAGGATTGCGGAAAATTTGCACGACTGTCAGCGGCTCATTATTCTTTTCGGGCCGGAAAATTTGACGGCGCCGCGGCCTTGTATTTGCAGGCTATGAACGATTTCAACTCCTCGCCATTACTGAAAAACATGGCCGCCTTCGGGCTTGGTTATGCCTATGAGGCGCAGAAGGAATATGAAAAGGCGGTTCAATTATTTGAAAAACTATCCGGGAAGCCCGACATGCTGATGGACGATGAGGCCCTTTTTACCCTTGGGCGATTATATGGCCTTTTGGGGAAAAAAGATTTACAGGTGAAGGTATTAAGCCAACTTTCCGAGAAACACCCGAATTCGATTTATACGGAACTTGCGACAAACGAATTGGCGGGATAA
- a CDS encoding SH3 domain-containing protein, producing the protein MTIWIISMAQPVLAEPFAVSVPEANIRSGPGQSKDLLWKVEKYHPLDIVEKKGDWYRFRDFEGDEGWIHKSLVDKIPAVIVKQNNCNVRSGPDTKNETLFKVEKGIPFKVLKREGKWLQVQHADGDTGWIHSSLVWP; encoded by the coding sequence ATGACGATATGGATAATATCCATGGCGCAACCGGTGTTAGCGGAGCCATTCGCCGTGAGTGTGCCGGAAGCCAATATTCGATCTGGGCCGGGACAGTCCAAAGATTTATTGTGGAAGGTAGAGAAATATCACCCGCTTGATATTGTAGAAAAAAAAGGCGATTGGTACCGGTTCCGGGATTTTGAAGGGGATGAGGGCTGGATACACAAGTCGCTCGTGGACAAAATTCCGGCCGTGATCGTAAAACAAAATAATTGCAATGTACGGTCCGGACCCGACACCAAAAACGAAACGCTTTTTAAGGTTGAAAAAGGAATTCCTTTCAAGGTGTTAAAACGCGAGGGAAAGTGGCTTCAAGTCCAACATGCCGATGGGGATACGGGCTGGATTCACAGCTCTTTAGTCTGGCCCTGA
- a CDS encoding metallophosphoesterase family protein, with amino-acid sequence MVGNPRQRSGEDRERIFAVGDIHGCYDKLVALMGKIDVDWNLDKLIFLGDYIDRGPNAFEVVEYLVTLRKKYSRIIFLKGNHEEMLEKYLSGADRLNYLQDGGQPTLDSYLKHWRGEGGPIPEEHLDFFRSLVLFHETTDYIFVHAGLRVGVPLERQVAGDLLWIRDRFIQSKGDFGKRVVFGHTPFQEPLVQKNKIGIDTGAVYNNELTCVRLPDETFFSV; translated from the coding sequence ATGGTAGGGAACCCCAGGCAGCGCAGCGGCGAGGACAGGGAAAGAATCTTTGCCGTGGGAGATATTCACGGGTGTTATGATAAGCTCGTGGCGCTGATGGGAAAGATAGATGTGGACTGGAACCTTGACAAGTTGATTTTTCTCGGTGACTACATCGACCGGGGTCCGAATGCTTTTGAAGTGGTTGAATATTTGGTAACGTTAAGGAAGAAATATTCTCGAATTATCTTCCTTAAAGGCAATCATGAAGAGATGCTGGAAAAATATCTGTCCGGAGCCGATCGCCTAAATTATCTTCAGGATGGCGGGCAGCCGACGCTTGATAGCTATCTGAAGCATTGGCGGGGCGAGGGTGGGCCGATACCGGAGGAACATCTTGACTTTTTTCGTTCCCTTGTTTTATTTCACGAGACAACCGATTATATATTCGTTCATGCGGGCTTAAGAGTGGGGGTTCCCCTGGAAAGGCAGGTAGCTGGTGATCTGTTGTGGATCAGGGATCGTTTTATTCAATCAAAGGGAGATTTTGGCAAACGGGTGGTGTTTGGGCATACGCCGTTTCAAGAACCGTTGGTGCAGAAAAATAAAATCGGTATAGATACCGGGGCAGTTTACAACAATGAGCTGACCTGTGTTCGATTGCCGGATGAAACTTTTTTCAGTGTTTAA
- a CDS encoding transcriptional repressor, with amino-acid sequence MKPLHRQEQEQFKKLFQQEDVDRFEDRFKILAVFLQTEQHVTVDELQDLLKQNGHQFQRDFVRSTLLMMCRYGFAQKNTFEKAPTRYEHRHLGDHHDHMICIKCGKIIEFANSVLEDLQLEIAASRGFHMLQHKMEIYGICRDCQADRTITTALESAQPGERVVITDILGGGTVQMRLTAMGLRRGDIAEIITNYKSGQIVIALDQKRYSLGRGLARKILVQPASSEDSA; translated from the coding sequence ATGAAACCGCTTCACCGTCAGGAACAAGAGCAGTTTAAAAAACTGTTTCAACAGGAAGATGTTGACCGATTTGAAGATCGTTTCAAAATATTGGCGGTATTCCTCCAGACGGAACAACATGTGACCGTGGATGAACTTCAAGATCTGCTCAAGCAAAACGGTCACCAGTTTCAACGTGATTTTGTACGAAGCACATTGCTCATGATGTGCCGATATGGGTTTGCCCAAAAAAACACATTTGAAAAAGCGCCCACTCGATACGAGCACCGGCATTTAGGGGACCATCATGACCATATGATCTGCATCAAATGTGGCAAAATCATAGAGTTTGCCAATTCGGTGCTCGAAGACCTGCAACTGGAAATTGCGGCAAGCCGTGGCTTTCATATGCTTCAGCACAAAATGGAAATATATGGGATATGTCGTGATTGCCAAGCGGACCGAACGATTACCACTGCCCTTGAATCGGCTCAGCCGGGAGAACGCGTGGTGATAACGGATATCCTCGGCGGCGGTACGGTTCAAATGCGTTTAACGGCCATGGGGTTGCGGCGAGGCGATATTGCCGAAATAATTACAAACTATAAAAGCGGGCAGATTGTCATTGCCCTGGATCAAAAGCGCTATAGTCTCGGAAGGGGGTTGGCCCGGAAGATCCTTGTGCAGCCGGCGTCTTCAGAGGATAGCGCATGA
- a CDS encoding zinc ribbon domain-containing protein produces the protein MPIYEYKCINCMEFFEKLVMRVEGNETVTCPKCGSTAPERVMSATNYAMTGGGDGAASVPSAQTRTCSGGSCTTYNIPGPK, from the coding sequence ATGCCGATATATGAATATAAATGTATTAACTGTATGGAATTTTTTGAAAAGCTGGTTATGCGCGTGGAAGGGAATGAAACCGTAACCTGCCCGAAATGCGGCAGCACGGCTCCCGAGCGCGTGATGAGTGCTACCAATTATGCCATGACCGGCGGCGGCGATGGCGCCGCAAGTGTCCCCAGTGCCCAAACGCGAACCTGTTCAGGCGGCTCCTGCACCACCTATAATATTCCCGGTCCTAAATGA